CATGTATGGTCACCATTACACACCTCAAACCATTTCAAATATGACAAAGGTGATGTCTGAACAGGTAGAAGCATTCCGAGATCGAACGTTGTGTGCACGCTATGCGTGCGTTTATTTAGATGCTACATATATTGCTTTAAAACGGGATACCGTGTCTAAAGAAGCTGTCTATATTGCCGTTGGCATTCGCGAAGACGGTTCAAAAGAAGTGCTTGGCTATACAATCGCTCCTAACGAATCTGCCTTTGTCTGGAAAGAACTTTTAGAAGACATCAAATCCCGTGGCGTAGAGGAGATTCTGTTGTTTATTTCCGACGGGTTAAAAGGAATCTCAGACAGTGTTTTTTCTATCTATCCAGCTTCTTCTTACCAAACATGCTGCGTCCATCTTTCACGGACGATTGCTCATAAAGTTCGTGTATCCGATCGAGCTGAAATCTGTGAAGACTTTAAATCTGTGTACCGTGCAGAAAGCCTTGAAATGGGTCAACAGGCCCTGCATTCGTTTATTGAAAAGTGGAAATCTAAGTATCCAAAAGTGACAAAACCATTGCTCAATAACCCTTATTTGTTCACGTTTTATAGCTTTCCTAAGTCTATTTGGCGTAGTATTTATTCTACCAATCTCATTGAATCTTTTAATAAACAAATCAAGAAATATAGTAAACGTAAGGAACAATTCCCTAACGAAGAGTCACTTGAGCGCTTCCTCGTTTCTCAGTTTGACCAGTATAATCAGCGCTTTGCGACAAGATGTCACATTGGTTTCGATCAAGCTCGCGCAGAGCTACAAATGATGTTTAAAGCAAACTAGTGGGTAACGTTCATAAGAAAAGGACACTCCCATTTACACAAAATTATTGACGGTCCCT
This region of Priestia aryabhattai genomic DNA includes:
- a CDS encoding IS256-like element ISBame1 family transposase codes for the protein MNQFTTDLVQALVQKEDVTEIFRSHLENAVNTLLASELTAFLDYEKYERIGFNTGNSRNGSYERTLHTEFGALHLVIPRDRNGDFKQQTVAPYKRANDTLEAFVIHMFQKGVTTAEIAHLMERMYGHHYTPQTISNMTKVMSEQVEAFRDRTLCARYACVYLDATYIALKRDTVSKEAVYIAVGIREDGSKEVLGYTIAPNESAFVWKELLEDIKSRGVEEILLFISDGLKGISDSVFSIYPASSYQTCCVHLSRTIAHKVRVSDRAEICEDFKSVYRAESLEMGQQALHSFIEKWKSKYPKVTKPLLNNPYLFTFYSFPKSIWRSIYSTNLIESFNKQIKKYSKRKEQFPNEESLERFLVSQFDQYNQRFATRCHIGFDQARAELQMMFKAN